The segment CGACCGAGCCATCGCTACGCTGATAGCTAAGGACGACGGCATCGTCTCTGGTCTAGAGGTAGCTTATATGGTCCTCTGTCGGTGCACTCCCGAGGAGGAGATCACCTTTACATCAGAGTATGAGGATGGCGACGAGGTGCGCAAGGGCGATATACTGGCTACTATCGAAGCACCTTATGCCGACTTGCTGCGTGCTGAGCGTATCATGCTCAACTTCCTACAGCGTATGAGTGGCATCGCTACTTATACCCACCAATGTGTGCAGTGCGTCTCTGGTACCAAGACACAGATACTAGACACCCGCAAGACAGCTCCGGGACATCGCCTCACGGACAAGATGGCGGTACGCGACGGCGGTGGCACTAACCACCGAGCTTCGCTCTCTGATATGGTGATGCTCAAGGACAATCACATCGCCATGGCGGGTGGCATCTTGCCTGCCGTGGAGGAGGTGCGTCCTAATCTGCCGATCTCTATACTGATCGAGGTGGAGACCACCACACTAGAGGAGGTGCAGGAGGCTCTAGACGCTGGTGCCGACATCATCATGCTGGACAATATGGACATAGAGACGATGCGCCGTG is part of the Porphyromonas asaccharolytica DSM 20707 genome and harbors:
- the nadC gene encoding carboxylating nicotinate-nucleotide diphosphorylase, producing MTDIYNSEEFATLIELAYREDAPTGDLSTRYILSESDRAIATLIAKDDGIVSGLEVAYMVLCRCTPEEEITFTSEYEDGDEVRKGDILATIEAPYADLLRAERIMLNFLQRMSGIATYTHQCVQCVSGTKTQILDTRKTAPGHRLTDKMAVRDGGGTNHRASLSDMVMLKDNHIAMAGGILPAVEEVRPNLPISILIEVETTTLEEVQEALDAGADIIMLDNMDIETMRRAVVLINGQAKVEASGNMTVERLAAVAAVGVDYISIGALTHSVRAFDISMKIKPIQ